One genomic segment of Deltaproteobacteria bacterium includes these proteins:
- a CDS encoding methyltransferase domain-containing protein, which produces MSLKKLSWVRPALLVLIAFVTGVAAAGYIEKAWRSPGFRFRDPGTIEQYLKSHSVRKLQLGAGSNNPAGWLNTDIEPEDKQVYLDATARYPFADGSLHYIFSEHVIEHVPWEAGIIMLRECYRVLAKGGKLRIVTPNLTKFVQLLNGTPDAEAQRFIDAKFRMGGVPVTPIPGIYILNRQVREWGHQFLYDPPTLRKSLELTGFKQISQYEINEKTDPVFQEVEIRIRHSDPDLKLINSWEAMAFEAVR; this is translated from the coding sequence ATGAGTCTTAAAAAATTGAGTTGGGTAAGACCCGCTTTACTGGTTCTGATCGCGTTCGTCACCGGTGTTGCCGCCGCGGGTTATATCGAAAAAGCCTGGCGCTCGCCGGGTTTTCGGTTTCGCGACCCAGGGACGATCGAACAATATCTCAAATCCCATTCGGTGCGAAAGTTACAGCTTGGCGCCGGCAGCAACAATCCGGCGGGCTGGCTAAACACCGACATCGAGCCGGAAGACAAACAGGTCTATCTCGATGCCACGGCGCGTTATCCGTTTGCCGATGGCTCGTTGCATTATATTTTTAGCGAGCATGTCATCGAGCATGTGCCATGGGAAGCCGGCATCATAATGTTGCGCGAATGTTATCGGGTGTTGGCCAAAGGCGGCAAGTTGCGTATCGTCACGCCGAACCTGACAAAGTTCGTGCAGTTATTGAACGGCACTCCCGATGCCGAGGCGCAGCGCTTCATCGACGCCAAGTTCCGTATGGGCGGCGTGCCAGTGACACCGATACCGGGGATTTATATTCTCAACCGCCAGGTGCGCGAATGGGGCCATCAGTTTCTCTACGATCCGCCGACTTTGCGCAAAAGCCTTGAGTTGACTGGATTCAAACAGATCTCTCAGTATGAAATAAATGAAAAAACCGATCCGGTTTTTCAGGAAGTGGAAATCCGCATCCGTCATTCGGACCCCGACTTGAAGTTGATCAATAGCTGGGAAGCGATGGCCTTCGAGGCGGTGCGCTGA